In Thalassoglobus sp. JC818, one DNA window encodes the following:
- a CDS encoding serine/threonine-protein kinase encodes MAESDSNLPDEQTNVDDTTSMPSSFSTSGEMVPQTDSILDDFRLLRRLGKGGMAEVWLAEQESLKRNVALKLLRPDLTEDQTYVARFQAEAKAAAGLNHPNIVQVYTVGENLGQYFIAQEYVEGATLKSFIQKKGPLEAKLGLRIMRQVASALRSAAEKGIVHRDIKPENIMLNRKGEAKVADFGLAQLQGGERLNLTQEGVTMGTPLYMSPEQVSGRKLDQRSDIYSFGITCYYMFAGHPPFEGENAVSVAVKHLHETPTPLEEVRPDLPKVICQVISRMTEKSPDDRYASAEDVLNDVRKIAKALETGDSVDNLFADSARSSNSFPTNRPVAMLTLLCVVSAIASAGVSLATRQTIPEANPNLIHSSIPKLDSAREQFIDAMFRVDSEDAFKAVIQYHPTDAGYVNRAHEQLALQYLHDPNRKQDAERQLNLLRDIQTEEYITKARIGKAYLAAIEGNISLAKSTLAALPADYEDRLSESWRQREEDARRIIRESEESSQSRSTEDSAT; translated from the coding sequence ATGGCGGAATCTGATTCCAATCTTCCCGATGAACAAACGAACGTCGATGACACCACGTCGATGCCGTCTTCTTTTAGTACTTCGGGAGAAATGGTCCCTCAGACGGACTCAATTCTCGACGACTTCCGCCTGCTACGTCGCCTCGGAAAAGGGGGCATGGCTGAGGTATGGCTGGCCGAGCAGGAATCGCTGAAGAGAAACGTCGCTTTGAAGTTACTGCGTCCTGATCTGACTGAAGACCAGACTTATGTCGCCAGGTTTCAAGCAGAGGCGAAAGCGGCTGCTGGGCTGAATCATCCGAATATTGTTCAGGTGTATACGGTCGGAGAAAATCTCGGCCAGTATTTCATCGCTCAGGAGTACGTCGAGGGGGCGACTCTCAAGAGTTTCATCCAGAAGAAAGGGCCACTCGAAGCCAAGCTCGGCTTAAGGATCATGCGGCAAGTGGCGTCTGCTCTACGTTCCGCAGCTGAGAAGGGAATTGTGCATCGCGATATCAAGCCCGAAAACATCATGCTGAACCGTAAGGGTGAGGCGAAGGTGGCCGACTTCGGACTCGCGCAGCTTCAAGGAGGGGAGCGGCTCAACCTGACACAGGAAGGTGTCACGATGGGAACTCCGCTGTACATGAGTCCGGAACAGGTCAGTGGGAGAAAGCTCGATCAGCGTAGTGACATCTATTCGTTCGGGATCACCTGCTACTACATGTTCGCCGGGCATCCTCCATTTGAAGGGGAGAACGCCGTCAGCGTCGCTGTGAAGCATCTACACGAGACTCCAACTCCGCTTGAGGAGGTGCGTCCGGATCTTCCGAAAGTCATCTGCCAGGTGATCAGCAGAATGACGGAGAAGAGCCCGGATGATCGTTATGCGTCGGCAGAAGATGTGCTCAACGATGTTCGCAAGATCGCAAAAGCGCTTGAGACGGGTGACTCGGTGGATAATTTGTTCGCCGATTCTGCTCGATCATCAAATTCGTTCCCGACGAATCGACCAGTGGCTATGTTGACGCTGCTCTGTGTCGTTTCGGCAATTGCTTCAGCTGGTGTCAGTCTTGCTACTCGTCAAACCATTCCGGAAGCCAATCCGAATCTGATTCACTCTTCGATTCCCAAATTGGACTCAGCGCGCGAGCAGTTCATCGACGCGATGTTTCGTGTGGACAGCGAAGATGCATTCAAGGCGGTGATCCAATACCATCCGACCGACGCTGGCTATGTCAATCGGGCACACGAGCAACTTGCGTTGCAGTACTTGCACGATCCGAATCGAAAGCAGGACGCGGAACGTCAGTTGAACCTGCTGCGGGACATCCAGACCGAAGAATACATCACGAAAGCGCGGATCGGGAAAGCGTACCTGGCGGCAATTGAGGGGAACATTTCTCTTGCCAAGTCCACATTGGCGGCTCTTCCCGCAGACTATGAAGATCGATTGAGCGAAAGCTGGCGACAGCGGGAGGAAGATGCTCGCCGAATCATTCGAGAGTCTGAAGAATCCTCTCAAAGTCGTTCGACCGAAGATTCCGCGACCTGA
- a CDS encoding VTT domain-containing protein, whose amino-acid sequence MILCLCLLASTIPFLLLGESFENEIRSWFEQSWSPAARFGLIVALLALDIFLPIPSSAVSTYGGAVLGFGWATLASWLGLMLGNVVGFQAAKLVGARFVNRMTDKRDRNVIEQFQERLAIWSVAVTRPLPILAEATILLFGAMRIPFSLILLPLIVANLVIAASYSAIGALAIQYDVTIWVIAGSVVFPVALTWLVRRQLAPAFLSHSQALEDSHESRSGH is encoded by the coding sequence GTGATACTCTGCCTCTGCCTGCTCGCATCCACGATTCCCTTCCTGCTTCTGGGCGAGTCGTTCGAGAATGAAATCCGCTCGTGGTTCGAACAATCCTGGTCACCTGCAGCACGATTCGGCTTAATTGTCGCACTTCTTGCGCTTGATATCTTTCTTCCGATTCCTTCAAGTGCGGTGAGCACCTACGGTGGGGCTGTGCTCGGATTCGGCTGGGCGACACTGGCGTCGTGGCTGGGGCTGATGCTCGGGAATGTTGTCGGCTTTCAAGCTGCAAAGCTCGTCGGAGCCCGGTTTGTGAACCGAATGACCGACAAAAGAGATCGGAACGTTATTGAGCAGTTTCAAGAACGGCTGGCGATCTGGTCGGTTGCGGTCACTCGTCCGCTGCCAATTCTTGCAGAAGCGACCATTCTCTTATTCGGCGCGATGCGCATTCCGTTTTCGCTCATCCTTTTGCCCTTGATTGTGGCGAATCTTGTAATCGCAGCGAGCTATTCGGCAATTGGAGCATTGGCGATTCAGTACGACGTCACGATATGGGTCATCGCTGGCTCAGTCGTCTTTCCTGTGGCACTGACATGGCTGGTCAGACGACAACTCGCTCCTGCATTTCTGTCTCATTCACAAGCTTTGGAAGATTCTCATGAGAGCCGTTCGGGTCACTGA
- a CDS encoding class I SAM-dependent methyltransferase, whose protein sequence is MTDVVEGSLYDYPKYYDLLFGFDWKAECDFLENCFDRYAKCSVKRLFEPACGTGRLMIKLAQRGYEVAGNDLNPHAVKYCNDRLVRFGFPASAVVEDMSDFSVKKKFHAAFNMINSFRHLETERKATDHFKCMANALTKGGLYVLGVHLIPTAGNRMEQESWVARRGNLQVNSHMWCKELDLKGRNEKLGMTLDIYTPTSHRQIRDEMNYRTYTEAQMQKLFSRVPELEVAAVHDFSYDVSETTELNETSEDIVYILRKR, encoded by the coding sequence ATGACCGATGTTGTTGAGGGGAGTCTGTACGACTATCCCAAGTACTACGATTTGCTATTCGGCTTTGATTGGAAAGCAGAGTGCGATTTTCTCGAAAACTGTTTTGATAGATACGCCAAGTGCAGCGTTAAACGCCTCTTCGAACCGGCCTGCGGAACCGGTCGATTGATGATCAAACTTGCCCAACGCGGTTATGAAGTTGCCGGAAACGATCTGAACCCGCATGCGGTCAAGTATTGCAACGATCGTCTCGTGAGGTTCGGTTTCCCCGCGAGCGCTGTCGTCGAAGATATGAGTGACTTCTCGGTTAAAAAGAAGTTCCATGCAGCGTTCAACATGATCAATAGTTTTCGTCATTTGGAGACCGAACGAAAAGCGACTGACCATTTCAAGTGTATGGCGAATGCCCTCACGAAGGGTGGGCTCTATGTCCTCGGAGTACATTTGATTCCGACAGCTGGCAATCGTATGGAACAAGAGTCTTGGGTCGCTCGACGCGGCAATCTGCAGGTCAATTCACACATGTGGTGTAAGGAACTCGACCTGAAGGGGCGGAATGAAAAACTCGGAATGACGCTCGATATCTACACGCCAACTTCGCATCGTCAGATTCGCGATGAGATGAACTATCGAACTTACACTGAAGCTCAAATGCAAAAGTTATTCTCGAGAGTTCCGGAACTCGAGGTGGCTGCTGTCCATGATTTTTCGTACGACGTTTCTGAGACAACGGAACTCAACGAAACGTCGGAAGACATTGTCTATATCCTCCGCAAGAGGTAA
- a CDS encoding PVC-type heme-binding CxxCH protein, giving the protein MKIVAIVLLTNSICLSILAQDAPVVHDDRLQVTLLAEDPEIVTPIGMAIDSQDRLFVIESHTHHPPADYSGPKSDHIKVFIDRDYDGKVDETYVCADGINQAMNLAFSPDGELFVVCAREVLKVHDEDRDGRAENVETVLTLETEERYAHNSLLGITFDRDGWMYVARGNTGSKGYHFVGTDQSKVSGYGDGGSVIRCRPDGTRLEEFATGFWNPFDLKFDQHGNLLLVDNDPDARGPNRLVHVVKAGDYGYRSLYGGSGNHPFQGWDGSLPGTLPFLAGTGEAPCSVIDCQRSNFPIEYSDSVLVSIWNENSIERFDVKTEFDGLAVTDKSNFMSGGKDFRPVALDCDSQGNLYVTDWVLVNYPNHGRGRIWRISNIDTEPTISPRKKFAPPLSNSWELHAKEIRETDDEDKLVEALQSDSAMLRHVAVQRLAQIDDDSLHEQLSQNSHERVRLGALLADRIRFPNRIESIRRWLQDPSEEIRLAALVWAGESMNIDLRGDLQAAITQENVSTQLFATYLAAVQNLDSTFIEAYQTRAAAKSNQLPRPSTSKLLIEVAKSPKFSESVQAHAVRFLDLSTAKSERDWLTRQIQSEQEELALAAIRKLGELPLNEHPELVENFVDTCLDDSAPAELRCEALLAISTVKLEDPQRLIPLLSDENESIATETARTFRSWFERSEARECREHIDSLKLSPIVRDRISGPRPDNGLSESESATRPDSHDEWTKLAMKGGIEQRGRRVFFTDRVGCFKCHTVDGRGGVLGPDLSRVALSKSRSQIIHSILEPSAEFPPQYQAWMVATTEGKIYRGLQLDHKAGGAIEMISETGDNLHFKANQIEDYAASPKSLMPDGLIQTMTVGEFQDLVEFLNNLK; this is encoded by the coding sequence ATGAAGATTGTAGCCATCGTCCTTCTGACAAACTCGATATGTCTAAGCATTCTAGCACAGGACGCTCCCGTCGTTCACGATGATCGGTTGCAGGTGACGCTTCTTGCTGAAGACCCGGAAATCGTGACGCCGATCGGCATGGCGATCGACTCGCAAGACCGACTGTTCGTCATCGAGTCGCACACCCATCATCCCCCGGCGGACTATTCAGGACCGAAGAGCGATCACATTAAAGTCTTCATCGATCGTGACTACGATGGAAAAGTCGACGAAACGTATGTGTGCGCTGATGGAATCAACCAAGCGATGAATCTTGCCTTCTCACCTGACGGCGAGTTGTTTGTTGTCTGTGCGCGAGAAGTCCTGAAGGTTCACGACGAGGACCGCGATGGCCGAGCCGAAAACGTCGAGACAGTTTTGACTCTCGAAACCGAAGAACGCTACGCTCACAACAGCCTCCTCGGAATCACGTTCGATCGCGATGGCTGGATGTATGTTGCTCGAGGAAACACCGGGTCAAAAGGCTATCATTTCGTTGGAACGGATCAATCCAAAGTCTCAGGCTACGGTGATGGGGGCAGCGTCATCCGGTGCCGCCCCGATGGAACTCGCCTCGAAGAATTCGCGACAGGTTTCTGGAATCCGTTCGATCTGAAATTCGACCAACATGGGAACCTGCTGCTCGTCGACAACGATCCCGACGCACGTGGTCCCAATCGTCTTGTTCATGTCGTTAAAGCTGGCGACTACGGTTATCGATCACTTTACGGAGGAAGTGGCAACCATCCGTTTCAAGGCTGGGACGGATCGTTGCCCGGGACTTTGCCCTTCCTCGCAGGAACCGGGGAAGCTCCATGTTCGGTCATTGATTGTCAGCGGTCCAATTTTCCAATCGAGTATTCGGACAGCGTTCTCGTCTCCATCTGGAACGAGAACTCGATCGAGCGGTTCGACGTCAAAACGGAATTTGACGGCCTCGCTGTTACCGACAAGTCGAATTTCATGTCGGGAGGCAAAGACTTTCGCCCGGTTGCCCTCGACTGCGACTCGCAGGGGAATCTGTATGTGACGGATTGGGTCCTCGTGAATTATCCCAACCATGGACGCGGTCGAATCTGGCGTATCTCGAACATCGATACGGAACCGACCATCTCGCCCCGCAAGAAGTTCGCTCCCCCGCTTTCAAACTCATGGGAACTTCACGCAAAGGAAATTCGTGAGACCGACGATGAAGACAAACTCGTCGAAGCTCTTCAATCCGATTCGGCGATGCTTCGCCACGTCGCAGTCCAACGACTTGCGCAAATCGACGACGACAGCCTTCACGAGCAACTCTCTCAGAATTCACACGAACGCGTTCGCTTAGGAGCATTGCTGGCCGATCGGATTCGATTCCCGAATCGTATTGAGTCGATTCGCCGCTGGCTGCAGGACCCATCCGAAGAGATTCGCCTCGCTGCTCTGGTGTGGGCTGGGGAATCGATGAACATCGATTTGCGTGGTGACCTGCAAGCTGCCATTACTCAGGAAAACGTCAGCACTCAATTGTTCGCGACGTATTTGGCTGCAGTCCAGAATCTCGATTCGACATTCATCGAGGCATACCAAACTCGTGCCGCAGCCAAATCAAATCAGCTACCACGACCATCGACCTCCAAGCTTCTCATCGAAGTCGCCAAGAGCCCGAAGTTTTCCGAATCGGTTCAGGCACACGCTGTTCGATTTCTGGATCTTTCAACCGCGAAGTCGGAACGCGATTGGCTCACCAGGCAGATTCAGAGCGAACAAGAAGAGCTCGCATTAGCTGCAATTCGTAAACTCGGCGAACTTCCACTCAATGAGCATCCTGAGCTTGTCGAGAACTTCGTGGACACTTGCCTCGATGACTCCGCACCGGCTGAACTGCGCTGCGAAGCTCTGCTCGCCATCAGCACGGTAAAACTCGAAGACCCGCAGCGACTGATTCCTCTTTTGTCCGATGAGAATGAATCGATCGCGACAGAGACAGCCCGAACATTTCGGTCCTGGTTTGAAAGATCGGAAGCCCGAGAATGCCGTGAACACATTGATTCGCTCAAGTTGTCTCCAATCGTCCGAGATAGAATCTCCGGTCCTCGTCCCGACAATGGACTTTCAGAGTCCGAGTCCGCTACTCGGCCAGACAGTCATGACGAATGGACAAAGCTTGCGATGAAAGGAGGAATCGAGCAACGCGGACGGAGAGTCTTCTTCACCGACCGAGTGGGATGCTTCAAGTGTCATACAGTGGACGGTCGCGGTGGAGTCCTCGGTCCCGATCTCAGTCGGGTCGCACTTTCCAAATCACGCTCACAGATCATTCATTCCATTCTCGAACCTTCCGCAGAGTTTCCGCCGCAGTACCAAGCGTGGATGGTCGCCACTACGGAGGGGAAGATTTATCGAGGACTTCAACTGGACCACAAAGCCGGTGGAGCGATCGAAATGATCTCCGAAACCGGTGACAACCTGCACTTCAAGGCGAATCAAATCGAAGACTACGCTGCTTCGCCGAAATCTCTCATGCCGGATGGACTCATACAAACCATGACGGTGGGAGAATTTCAGGACCTCGTCGAATTCCTCAACAACTTGAAATGA
- a CDS encoding VCBS repeat-containing protein has protein sequence MFREFKFRGSSLVPEPNVPVEEIGTRVRYGLTIALVLIAIVIPIGWLQVIGRTAPQGPPLEIARTQTDLEVSPIQFRAAELSDHEDWSPRVTNVKLVDLNQDDKLEILVCDAVRNTIFQYERQSDGAWDETALVPENSIAVPARTEVVDLDGDGDLDILVAVFRSLNPTSEPIGQVVLLENAGDNEFTPRVLIDQIRRVSDVRSGDFDGDGDLDLAVAEYGHEFGRIFWMENLGDLNFVDRELMRAAGTVSVSVGDFDGDGDPDIAAFIAGDQEEVWIFENTGEVPFQPERRKIWGTANFDFGGSEMQAVDLDGDDDLDFLIAAGEDSEFPVPSQQSSHGVYWLENQGDFEFELHSVGSLPGCSSVAVANIDDDGDLDIIAASRFNNWNVEGTASLVWFENDGQQNFQSWKVATSPARLATVACGDITGDGRIEIVAGSLFNHEPIIRPGRVTIWTQEGEEQE, from the coding sequence ATGTTTCGTGAATTCAAATTTCGGGGCAGTTCGCTCGTACCGGAACCGAATGTCCCGGTAGAAGAAATTGGCACTCGCGTTCGTTACGGACTCACGATCGCGCTCGTTCTGATTGCCATCGTCATTCCCATCGGATGGTTACAGGTCATCGGCCGGACCGCTCCCCAGGGTCCTCCGTTGGAAATCGCCCGCACCCAGACGGATCTCGAAGTTTCGCCAATTCAATTCCGGGCAGCCGAGTTGTCCGACCATGAGGACTGGAGTCCTAGAGTCACGAACGTGAAACTCGTCGATCTCAATCAAGATGACAAGCTTGAAATCCTCGTGTGCGATGCGGTGCGAAATACGATCTTTCAGTATGAGAGACAGTCGGACGGAGCATGGGACGAAACAGCTCTCGTTCCAGAAAACAGCATCGCCGTGCCAGCCCGGACGGAAGTCGTCGATCTCGACGGAGATGGCGATCTCGACATTCTGGTCGCAGTATTTCGAAGCTTGAATCCGACATCAGAACCGATCGGGCAAGTCGTTCTTTTGGAGAACGCCGGCGACAACGAGTTCACCCCGCGAGTTCTGATTGATCAAATTCGTCGCGTCTCGGATGTCCGCTCAGGTGACTTCGATGGTGATGGCGACCTTGACCTCGCCGTCGCAGAATACGGACATGAATTCGGCCGAATCTTCTGGATGGAGAATCTCGGCGACCTCAATTTCGTCGATCGGGAACTCATGCGAGCAGCAGGAACGGTCTCCGTTTCAGTCGGCGATTTCGACGGTGATGGAGATCCCGACATCGCTGCATTCATCGCAGGTGACCAGGAGGAAGTGTGGATCTTCGAAAATACGGGGGAAGTCCCCTTCCAACCAGAACGACGAAAGATCTGGGGAACGGCGAACTTCGACTTCGGCGGATCTGAGATGCAAGCTGTCGACCTTGATGGAGACGATGACCTCGATTTTCTCATCGCTGCTGGAGAAGACTCGGAATTTCCAGTTCCTTCCCAGCAATCATCGCACGGCGTTTACTGGCTCGAAAACCAAGGTGATTTTGAATTCGAATTGCATTCGGTTGGTTCTCTGCCTGGATGCAGCTCAGTTGCAGTCGCAAACATTGATGACGACGGGGATCTGGACATCATCGCGGCCAGCCGGTTTAACAACTGGAATGTTGAGGGAACGGCAAGTCTGGTCTGGTTCGAAAACGACGGGCAACAAAACTTTCAATCCTGGAAAGTCGCCACCTCCCCTGCCCGACTCGCAACGGTCGCTTGCGGCGACATCACGGGGGACGGCCGAATCGAAATCGTCGCTGGTTCTCTCTTCAACCACGAACCAATCATTCGACCCGGACGTGTGACGATCTGGACTCAAGAAGGCGAGGAGCAGGAATGA
- a CDS encoding tetratricopeptide repeat protein codes for MKVINALLLAVIGIELLVGFWSYRNVQQQPVAPTVNTEGMPVFTRNMIMSSEVAMNPKFAEQWSGLGIVYQAFGYYDESVACFTRAKEIQPEDSSIAYELGFALILAGRIDDSSREFERAMELGHYYPSQCWYFLGRNSLRQNDPESAKEYFLKATSLPAARYELAKIAWRAGELNQAEHLLKELVNEFPNATEPQRLLAEVFDEQGEHHLASMLYLSSDRRFVGLTSPRQEIFESIQQIRTLGNVKFVQTRVTELLDAGKAQDAEDLLKHDAGSTFNPVIWDAKSDVARGLGNLDEQIALLKEVVNRDGLDSYRAARLGFALIGNDQKEEAREVMSVGAALESNDEREVVADLYQQLANLAAEQGDEEKARANWGKSQFHYGRKIYQSEDPSKAINLFIESAEANPDEADAPFFYLGNLFYETGELEDAQRAYAECLKIDPDFGRAIDGLTLIKAIRDPGAADSTQPEAAQD; via the coding sequence ATGAAAGTGATCAACGCCCTCTTACTGGCAGTGATCGGCATTGAACTTCTTGTCGGCTTCTGGTCGTACCGGAACGTTCAACAGCAACCAGTTGCACCGACAGTGAACACCGAAGGCATGCCGGTCTTCACTCGCAATATGATCATGTCGTCCGAAGTCGCCATGAACCCTAAGTTCGCGGAACAATGGAGCGGCTTGGGTATCGTCTATCAGGCCTTCGGATACTACGACGAATCAGTCGCTTGTTTTACTCGAGCAAAAGAGATCCAACCTGAAGACTCGTCCATCGCCTACGAACTGGGATTCGCCCTGATCCTCGCTGGCCGGATCGATGATTCGTCGCGAGAATTCGAACGAGCAATGGAACTCGGGCATTATTACCCCAGCCAGTGCTGGTATTTTCTCGGTCGAAACTCACTTCGTCAAAACGATCCCGAATCCGCGAAAGAGTATTTCCTGAAAGCAACTTCGCTTCCGGCAGCCCGCTATGAATTGGCGAAAATTGCCTGGCGGGCGGGAGAACTCAACCAGGCAGAACACCTGCTCAAGGAACTCGTCAACGAATTCCCAAACGCAACGGAACCGCAGCGTCTGCTTGCGGAAGTCTTCGATGAACAAGGGGAGCATCATCTGGCATCGATGCTCTATCTCAGCTCAGATCGTCGATTCGTCGGGCTGACCTCGCCGCGTCAGGAAATTTTCGAAAGCATTCAACAAATTCGAACGCTGGGAAACGTGAAATTTGTCCAGACACGTGTCACCGAACTGCTCGATGCAGGAAAAGCTCAGGACGCGGAGGATCTGTTGAAGCATGACGCTGGCAGCACATTCAATCCCGTCATTTGGGATGCGAAATCAGATGTCGCTCGTGGGCTCGGCAACCTTGATGAGCAGATTGCACTCCTCAAAGAAGTTGTCAATCGCGATGGATTAGATTCCTATCGCGCCGCGAGGCTCGGCTTCGCACTGATTGGCAATGACCAGAAGGAAGAAGCTCGAGAAGTCATGAGCGTTGGAGCGGCTCTTGAATCCAACGATGAACGCGAAGTCGTTGCCGACCTCTATCAGCAACTTGCGAACCTAGCTGCCGAACAAGGTGACGAAGAGAAAGCCCGAGCCAACTGGGGCAAGTCGCAGTTTCACTATGGGCGAAAGATCTATCAATCGGAAGATCCTTCGAAAGCCATTAACCTGTTCATTGAAAGCGCCGAAGCAAACCCTGATGAGGCAGATGCGCCGTTTTTCTATCTGGGAAATCTCTTCTATGAAACAGGCGAGCTTGAAGACGCACAAAGGGCATATGCAGAATGCCTGAAGATCGATCCCGACTTCGGTCGCGCAATCGATGGTCTGACTCTCATTAAAGCGATCCGAGATCCCGGCGCAGCAGATTCAACTCAGCCAGAAGCTGCGCAGGATTGA
- a CDS encoding DUF1570 domain-containing protein, translated as MRIPKPILCLLALSCLSVSIAHGAGQVELTTAERTYVGKPLVHDQGLSWLAHSDGSYSRIDLQSVTSARKSPDPFRAESSIAMRTRLQQELGHDYEVTTRGPFVVAGPKGRARKYAELLDRTARAFSLYASRRKLPTIRSEFPLLVQIFSQRSEFDAYCASDDVPPNGLIRGYYHPATNRIALYERPSSGPNYRTVSNRPSVRASDSDLDPATVQTLLHEGIHQLAFNAGLHSRIGANPRWVVEGFAEMMEGDGTFDEKQFRGASALNPERLRHFRAYLSQVREETIAQFIANDELYFRQNVLNAYSQAWALSYFLAETRPSKYAAYLKIISTRDSLDQEYSATERLADFQKVFGSDLDWLEVQFVRFIEGL; from the coding sequence ATGCGAATTCCAAAACCGATTCTCTGTCTGCTAGCACTGTCGTGCTTGTCAGTCTCCATTGCTCACGGAGCGGGACAGGTTGAACTGACGACTGCTGAGAGAACGTACGTCGGGAAGCCGTTGGTTCATGATCAGGGTTTGAGCTGGCTGGCACATTCTGACGGGAGTTATTCTCGCATCGATTTGCAATCGGTGACCTCAGCACGAAAGTCGCCCGATCCGTTTCGAGCGGAGTCATCAATCGCGATGAGGACACGGCTTCAGCAGGAATTGGGGCACGATTACGAAGTGACCACTCGCGGGCCATTTGTTGTGGCGGGACCAAAAGGTCGAGCGAGAAAGTATGCCGAGTTGCTCGACCGGACAGCCCGTGCATTTTCGCTGTATGCTTCGCGTCGCAAACTCCCGACGATTCGTTCTGAATTTCCGCTGCTTGTGCAAATCTTCAGTCAGCGTTCTGAGTTTGACGCCTATTGTGCCAGCGACGATGTTCCCCCGAATGGACTGATCCGGGGCTACTATCATCCAGCGACAAATCGCATCGCTCTATACGAACGACCATCGTCAGGGCCCAACTATCGAACGGTTTCGAACAGACCAAGCGTTCGCGCTTCCGACAGTGATCTCGATCCTGCGACCGTTCAAACTCTTCTGCACGAAGGGATTCATCAACTCGCATTCAATGCTGGCCTGCACTCACGAATCGGAGCCAACCCTCGTTGGGTGGTTGAGGGATTTGCTGAGATGATGGAGGGTGACGGGACCTTCGATGAGAAACAGTTTCGCGGTGCCTCCGCATTGAACCCGGAACGATTGCGTCACTTTCGAGCATATTTGAGTCAGGTAAGAGAGGAGACGATCGCCCAGTTCATTGCGAACGATGAACTCTACTTTCGACAGAATGTTCTAAACGCATACAGTCAGGCTTGGGCGCTCAGCTATTTTCTCGCAGAGACGCGACCGTCGAAGTACGCGGCTTACCTGAAGATTATTTCGACCCGAGATTCTCTCGATCAGGAGTACTCCGCGACCGAACGGCTGGCGGACTTTCAAAAAGTATTCGGGAGCGATCTCGACTGGCTTGAAGTTCAATTTGTGCGGTTCATTGAGGGGCTCTGA
- a CDS encoding alcohol dehydrogenase catalytic domain-containing protein — MRAVRVTDQRVQFDADYSAQTRSDCVEVEVIQAGVCETDLQLIRGYMGFEGVLGHEFVGVAKSGRFAGERVVGEINCACRNCPTCDAGLPTHCPHRSVIGILNHDGAFADTVWVPEENLHAVPDSVDNDNAVFTEPIAAAFQIPFQLNLSGYQSIVVLGDGRLGNLCAQVIAAHGKSPLVVGKHVEKLKRLQKLGISTRLLDDVEESRFADLVVDCTGSPSGLLTAFQICVPRGTIVMKSTFAGETGPNLAPLVIDEFTMVGSRCGPFDKAIEALAQKQISVTDLITARYSLEDSIIALETAQKKDQLKVILNVQN; from the coding sequence ATGAGAGCCGTTCGGGTCACTGACCAACGAGTCCAATTCGATGCAGACTACTCGGCACAAACGCGAAGTGACTGTGTTGAAGTGGAAGTGATTCAGGCGGGAGTCTGCGAAACTGACCTGCAGCTGATTCGTGGGTACATGGGGTTCGAAGGAGTTCTCGGGCACGAATTCGTCGGCGTGGCGAAAAGTGGTCGATTCGCTGGCGAGCGAGTTGTTGGCGAAATCAATTGCGCGTGCCGCAACTGCCCGACCTGCGACGCTGGACTTCCAACTCATTGCCCCCATCGGTCGGTGATCGGAATTCTCAATCATGACGGGGCATTTGCTGATACGGTCTGGGTTCCTGAGGAGAATCTGCATGCCGTTCCTGATTCGGTCGACAACGACAATGCAGTCTTCACGGAACCGATTGCTGCGGCCTTCCAGATTCCATTTCAACTGAACTTGAGCGGTTATCAGAGCATCGTTGTTCTGGGCGACGGTCGACTCGGAAATCTCTGCGCTCAAGTGATTGCGGCGCATGGAAAGTCCCCGCTGGTTGTCGGAAAGCACGTCGAAAAGCTTAAACGTCTGCAAAAACTGGGAATCTCCACCCGGCTGCTGGATGACGTTGAGGAGAGTCGATTTGCCGATCTGGTCGTTGACTGCACCGGCTCCCCTTCAGGATTGTTGACTGCCTTTCAGATTTGTGTGCCGCGTGGAACGATCGTGATGAAGTCGACCTTCGCCGGGGAAACGGGTCCCAATCTTGCTCCTCTTGTGATTGATGAATTTACGATGGTCGGGTCACGTTGTGGTCCGTTCGATAAAGCGATCGAAGCTCTGGCCCAGAAGCAGATTTCCGTGACGGATCTCATCACAGCTCGTTACAGCTTGGAAGATTCCATCATTGCACTCGAAACCGCACAAAAGAAGGATCAATTGAAGGTCATTCTCAACGTACAGAATTGA